One genomic region from Pseudomonas hormoni encodes:
- the pilQ gene encoding type IV pilus secretin PilQ, with protein sequence MNRIFATFGLSLWIALLSPMVQAANLKALDVAALPGDRVELKLSFDGAPPTPHGYTTEQPARIALDLPGVVSKLANKTRDLGGGNARSATVVEAKDRTRLIINLTQLTPYTARVEGNNLFVVVGRGTSNAASTPAAKPPRVATATPAPVKAYTPVSKAIRGVDFQRGTQGEGNVVIDLSDPSIAPDIQERDGKIVVGFARTQLPEPLRVRLDVKDFATPVQFVNASATGDRAIISIEPSGAFDYSTYQTDNKLTVSIRPMTVDDLQKRNAERFAYTGEKLSLNFQDIDVRSVLQLIADFTNLNLVASDTVQGGITLRLQNVPWDQALDLVLKTKGLDKRKIGNVLLVAPADEIAARERQELESQKQIAELAPLRRELLQVNYAKAADIAKLFQSVTSAEAKVDERGSITVDERTNNIIAYQTQDRLDELRRIVAQLDIPVRQVMIEARIVEANVDYDKSLGVRWGGSVQNKGNWNTSGVSNGANASSTIGTPGSTSTNSPFVDMGTTANTSGLGIAFITDNVLLDLELTAMEKTGNGEIVSQPKVVTSDKETAKILKGTEIPYQEASSSGATSVSFKEASLSLEVTPQITPDNRIIMEVKVTKDEPDYLNKVQDVPPIKKNEVNAKVLVNDGETIVIGGVFSNTQSKVVDKVPFLGDVPYLGRLFRRDVVSEKKSELLVFLTPRIMNNQAIAVSH encoded by the coding sequence ATGAACAGGATTTTCGCAACCTTCGGACTATCGCTATGGATAGCGTTGCTGTCGCCGATGGTACAAGCGGCCAACCTCAAAGCGCTGGATGTCGCTGCGCTGCCAGGGGACCGCGTCGAGTTGAAGTTGTCGTTCGATGGAGCGCCCCCGACACCCCACGGTTACACGACGGAGCAGCCTGCGCGGATTGCCCTGGATCTGCCCGGCGTTGTCAGCAAGCTGGCGAACAAGACCCGTGATCTTGGCGGTGGCAACGCCCGCAGCGCCACGGTGGTGGAAGCCAAGGACCGCACGCGGCTGATCATCAACCTGACTCAATTGACCCCGTACACCGCTCGCGTCGAAGGCAATAATCTGTTTGTGGTGGTCGGGCGCGGAACCAGTAACGCAGCCTCCACACCCGCAGCCAAACCGCCACGTGTCGCCACGGCAACTCCGGCGCCGGTCAAGGCCTATACGCCAGTGAGCAAGGCGATCCGCGGCGTGGATTTCCAGCGCGGCACCCAGGGTGAAGGCAATGTGGTCATCGATCTGTCGGATCCGTCCATTGCCCCGGACATTCAGGAGCGCGACGGCAAGATTGTCGTGGGTTTCGCCAGGACCCAATTGCCGGAACCCTTGCGGGTCCGTCTGGACGTCAAGGATTTCGCCACGCCCGTGCAATTCGTCAACGCCAGCGCCACGGGAGACCGTGCGATCATCAGCATTGAGCCCAGCGGCGCGTTCGATTACTCGACCTATCAGACCGACAACAAGCTGACCGTCAGCATCCGCCCGATGACCGTAGACGACTTGCAGAAGCGCAACGCGGAGCGTTTTGCCTACACCGGGGAAAAGCTCTCGCTGAACTTCCAGGACATTGACGTGCGCTCGGTGCTGCAACTGATTGCCGATTTCACCAACCTCAATCTGGTGGCCAGCGACACGGTGCAGGGCGGCATTACCTTGCGCTTGCAGAACGTGCCGTGGGATCAGGCGCTGGACCTGGTGCTGAAAACCAAGGGGCTGGACAAACGCAAGATCGGCAACGTGCTGCTGGTGGCACCGGCCGATGAGATTGCCGCCCGCGAGCGCCAGGAACTGGAGTCGCAGAAGCAGATCGCCGAACTGGCGCCACTGCGACGCGAGCTGCTGCAAGTCAACTACGCCAAGGCGGCCGATATCGCCAAGCTGTTCCAGTCGGTGACCAGTGCCGAGGCGAAAGTCGACGAACGGGGTTCGATTACGGTCGATGAACGAACCAATAACATCATTGCCTATCAGACCCAGGACCGCCTTGACGAGCTGCGCCGTATCGTCGCGCAACTGGATATTCCGGTGCGTCAGGTGATGATCGAGGCACGGATTGTCGAAGCGAACGTCGACTACGACAAAAGCCTTGGTGTGCGATGGGGTGGTTCGGTGCAGAACAAGGGCAACTGGAACACGTCCGGGGTGAGCAACGGCGCCAATGCGTCGTCGACCATCGGTACGCCCGGCAGCACCAGCACCAACTCACCGTTCGTCGACATGGGCACCACCGCCAACACCTCGGGGCTCGGCATCGCTTTCATCACCGATAATGTGCTGCTGGATCTTGAGCTGACCGCGATGGAAAAAACCGGTAACGGTGAAATCGTCTCGCAACCCAAGGTGGTCACCTCCGACAAGGAAACCGCAAAAATCCTCAAGGGCACGGAGATTCCGTATCAGGAAGCCAGCTCCAGTGGTGCTACCTCGGTGTCGTTCAAGGAGGCCTCGCTGTCGCTGGAAGTAACGCCGCAGATCACGCCGGACAACCGGATCATCATGGAGGTCAAGGTCACCAAGGACGAACCGGACTACCTGAACAAGGTGCAGGATGTACCGCCAATCAAGAAAAACGAGGTCAACGCCAAGGTCCTCGTCAATGACGGCGAGACCATCGTGATCGGTGGTGTTTTCTCAAATACTCAGAGCAAGGTTGTAGATAAGGTGCCATTTCTCGGTGATGTGCCGTATCTTGGCCGCCTTTTCCGGCGTGACGTGGTTTCGGAGAAAAAATCCGAGCTGCTGGTATTTCTCACTCCGCGTATCATGAACAACCAGGCGATTGCTGTGAGTCATTGA
- the aroK gene encoding shikimate kinase AroK translates to MRNLILVGPMGAGKSTIGRLLAKELRLPFKDSDKEIELRTGANIPWIFDKEGEPGFRDREQAMIAELCGCDGVVLATGGGAVMREANRRALRAGGRVVYLHASVEQQVGRTARDRNRPLLRTADPAKTLRDLLELRDPLYREIADLVVETDERPPRMVVLDILDRLQQLPPR, encoded by the coding sequence GTGCGAAATTTGATTCTTGTTGGACCGATGGGGGCTGGAAAAAGCACCATCGGCCGGTTGCTGGCCAAAGAGCTGCGCCTGCCATTCAAAGATTCCGATAAGGAAATTGAATTGCGCACGGGCGCCAATATCCCATGGATCTTCGATAAGGAAGGCGAACCGGGCTTTCGTGACCGCGAGCAGGCGATGATTGCCGAGCTGTGCGGCTGCGATGGTGTGGTGCTGGCGACCGGCGGCGGCGCGGTCATGCGCGAAGCCAATCGTCGAGCACTGCGTGCCGGTGGTCGGGTGGTTTACCTGCATGCTTCCGTTGAGCAGCAGGTGGGCCGCACCGCCCGTGACCGCAATCGACCGCTGTTGCGTACTGCCGATCCGGCCAAGACCCTTCGGGACCTGCTGGAGTTGCGCGATCCGCTGTATCGGGAAATCGCCGACCTGGTGGTGGAAACCGATGAGCGACCGCCGCGAATGGTGGTGCTCGACATTCTTGACCGCCTGCAGCAGCTGCCTCCCCGTTAA
- the aroB gene encoding 3-dehydroquinate synthase — protein MQTLKVDLGERSYPIHIGEGLLDQPELLAPHIRGRQVAIISNETVAPLYLERLTRSLAQFSVISVVLPDGEAFKTWETLQLIFDGLLTARHDRRTTVIALGGGVIGDMAGFAAACYQRGVDFIQVPTTLLSQVDSSVGGKTGINHPLGKNMVGAFYQPNVVLIDTASLNTLPARELSAGLAEVIKYGLICDEPFLTWLEENVDRLRALDQVALTYAIERSCAAKAAVVGADEKETGVRATLNLGHTFGHAIETHMGYGVWLHGEAVAAGTVMALEMSTRLGWISEQERDRGIRLFQRAGLPVIPPEEMTEADFLEHMAIDKKVIDGRLRLVLLRHMGEAVVTDDYPKEVLQATLGADYRALAQLKG, from the coding sequence ATGCAGACACTCAAGGTCGATCTAGGCGAGCGCAGCTACCCGATTCATATTGGCGAAGGTTTGTTGGATCAGCCTGAGCTGCTGGCCCCGCATATTCGCGGACGCCAAGTGGCGATCATCTCCAACGAAACCGTTGCGCCGCTCTATCTCGAACGTCTGACCCGCAGCCTTGCGCAGTTCTCGGTGATTTCCGTGGTGCTGCCCGACGGCGAAGCCTTCAAGACCTGGGAAACCCTGCAACTGATTTTCGACGGTCTGCTGACCGCACGCCATGATCGCCGCACCACCGTGATCGCCCTCGGCGGCGGTGTGATTGGCGACATGGCCGGTTTTGCTGCTGCCTGCTACCAGCGCGGTGTCGATTTCATTCAGGTTCCGACCACGCTGCTGTCGCAAGTCGACTCCTCGGTGGGCGGCAAGACCGGGATCAATCATCCGCTGGGCAAGAACATGGTCGGCGCCTTCTATCAGCCGAACGTGGTACTGATCGATACCGCCTCCCTCAATACCCTACCGGCCCGCGAGTTGTCCGCCGGGCTTGCTGAAGTCATCAAGTACGGGCTGATTTGCGACGAGCCGTTCCTCACCTGGCTCGAAGAAAACGTCGATCGCCTGCGCGCGCTGGACCAGGTCGCCCTGACGTATGCAATCGAGCGATCCTGCGCAGCCAAGGCGGCGGTGGTCGGTGCCGACGAGAAGGAAACCGGTGTTCGTGCCACCTTGAACCTCGGGCACACCTTCGGCCATGCCATTGAAACCCACATGGGATATGGTGTGTGGCTACATGGTGAGGCGGTAGCTGCTGGCACCGTAATGGCCCTGGAGATGTCCACGCGCCTGGGCTGGATCAGCGAACAGGAGCGTGATCGCGGCATTCGCCTGTTCCAGCGTGCCGGCCTGCCGGTCATCCCGCCGGAAGAGATGACTGAAGCCGATTTTCTCGAACACATGGCAATTGACAAGAAAGTGATCGACGGTCGTTTACGCCTGGTGCTGCTGCGCCACATGGGCGAAGCGGTGGTGACCGACGATTATCCGAAAGAGGTTCTACAGGCCACGCTGGGAGCGGACTACCGCGCCCTGGCTCAGCTTAAAGGTTAA
- a CDS encoding AAA family ATPase, giving the protein MTSLHADEAFLGHYQLSHDPFAPRVPGFKFFPAQRKPVLGQLHHLARYSQLLLVVTGPQGSGKTLLRQALVASTNKQSVQSVVVSARGAGDAAGVLRQVAQALNVAQAEIGPILAQVVQLALTGQEVYLLVDDAEQLDESALEALMELAAGAPEGRPHVFLFGESSLIAQLEALSLEEERFHVIELQPYTEEETREYLDQRLEGAGRGIELFTADQISDIHESSDGWPGNINQVARDAMIEAMIASRSAVKRPSMGFNMPKKHVLAISAVVVVAVAAAWLMPGRSKAPTTGAPANEQAQLPLGQGTPQPNSGGAPAVEFAGNSQPMPLPLVGNSQPVMRGPLAEAAGGITEGDDGVPVEGSSDTPPTVTTTAPPAGVPAGPAPTPAAKPTPAPTQVATAKPVPTAPAVKPAPAPAKPVAVATAKPAEKPAAAAAKGAGGTWYAGQPTSNYVVQILGTSSEAAAQNFVKEQGGEYRYFKKVLNGKPLYVITYGNFANRDAAVTAIKALPAKVQAGKPWPRTVASVQQELATTR; this is encoded by the coding sequence ATGACTAGTTTGCACGCCGACGAGGCTTTCCTCGGCCATTACCAGTTAAGCCATGACCCTTTTGCTCCACGGGTGCCTGGCTTCAAATTCTTCCCGGCCCAGCGCAAACCGGTGCTGGGGCAACTGCATCACCTGGCCCGCTACAGTCAGTTGCTGCTGGTGGTTACCGGTCCGCAAGGCAGTGGCAAGACCCTGTTGCGTCAGGCTCTGGTGGCCAGTACCAACAAACAATCCGTTCAGAGCGTGGTGGTTTCCGCTCGTGGCGCCGGCGATGCGGCTGGCGTGCTGCGTCAGGTGGCCCAGGCGTTGAACGTCGCTCAGGCAGAGATTGGCCCGATCCTGGCTCAGGTTGTGCAGCTTGCGCTGACGGGCCAGGAAGTCTATTTGCTGGTGGACGACGCCGAGCAACTCGACGAGTCCGCGCTGGAAGCCTTGATGGAGTTGGCCGCTGGTGCACCGGAAGGTCGCCCGCATGTGTTCCTGTTCGGCGAGTCTTCGCTGATCGCGCAACTCGAGGCGTTGAGCCTTGAAGAGGAGCGCTTCCACGTCATCGAACTGCAGCCTTACACCGAAGAAGAAACCCGCGAATATCTGGACCAGCGGCTCGAAGGCGCTGGTCGCGGTATCGAACTTTTTACCGCAGATCAGATCTCTGATATTCACGAAAGCTCCGACGGCTGGCCTGGCAATATCAACCAGGTTGCCCGCGATGCAATGATCGAAGCCATGATTGCCAGCCGCTCAGCGGTCAAGCGTCCAAGTATGGGGTTCAACATGCCGAAGAAACACGTATTGGCGATTTCCGCTGTCGTCGTGGTCGCGGTAGCCGCCGCCTGGTTGATGCCGGGTCGCAGCAAAGCACCGACCACCGGCGCACCTGCCAACGAGCAGGCGCAACTGCCGCTTGGCCAGGGCACGCCACAACCCAACAGCGGCGGCGCACCCGCCGTCGAATTCGCCGGTAACTCGCAACCAATGCCATTGCCGCTGGTCGGCAACTCGCAACCGGTCATGCGCGGTCCGCTGGCCGAAGCGGCCGGTGGCATCACCGAAGGCGACGATGGTGTGCCGGTCGAAGGCTCCAGCGATACGCCGCCGACCGTGACCACCACCGCGCCTCCTGCGGGCGTTCCGGCCGGTCCGGCGCCAACACCTGCCGCCAAGCCGACGCCTGCGCCGACTCAGGTCGCGACAGCCAAGCCGGTCCCGACGGCGCCTGCGGTGAAGCCGGCTCCAGCACCAGCCAAGCCAGTCGCGGTCGCTACCGCCAAGCCTGCCGAAAAACCAGCCGCCGCTGCTGCTAAAGGCGCTGGTGGCACCTGGTACGCCGGACAACCTACAAGCAATTACGTGGTGCAGATCCTCGGCACCAGCTCCGAAGCGGCCGCGCAAAACTTCGTCAAGGAGCAGGGCGGCGAGTACCGTTATTTCAAGAAAGTCCTCAACGGCAAGCCGCTTTACGTCATCACCTACGGTAACTTCGCCAACCGCGATGCTGCCGTTACTGCCATCAAGGCCTTGCCAGCGAAGGTTCAGGCTGGTAAACCTTGGCCTCGCACTGTCGCCAGCGTCCAACAGGAACTGGCAACAACTCGCTGA
- the gltB gene encoding glutamate synthase large subunit, with product MKAGLYQPDEFKDNCGFGLIAHMQGEPSHTLLQTAIEALTCMTHRGGINADGKTGDGCGLLIQKPDVFLRAIAQETFGVELPKQYAVGMVFFNQDPVKAEAARENMNREILAEGLTLVGWRKVPIDTSVLGRLALERLPQIEQVYIGGEGLSDQDMAIKLFSARRRSSVANAADVDHYICSFSHKTIIYKGLMMPADLTAFYPDLSDQRLQTSICVFHQRFSTNTLPKWPLAQPFRFLAHNGEINTITGNRNWAQARRTKFTNDLMDLEELGPLVNRVGSDSSSMDNMLELMVTGGIDLFRGVRMIIPPAWQNVETMDPDLRAFYEYNSMHMEPWDGPAGVVMTDGRYAVCLLDRNGLRPARWVTTKNGFITLASEIGVWNYQPEDVIAKGRVGPGQIFAVDTETGQILDTDAIDNRLKSRHPYKQWLRKNALRIQATMEDNDHGSAFYDVDQLKQYMKMYQVTFEERDQVLRPLGEQGYEAVGSMGDDTPMAVLSQRVRTPYDYFRQQFAQVTNPPIDPLREAIVMSLEICLGAERNIFQESPEHASRVILSSPVISPAKWRSLMNLDRPGFERQIIDLNYDESVGLEAAVRNVADQAEEAVRAGRTQIVLSDRHIAPGKLPIHASLATGAVHHRLTEKGLRCDSNILVETATARDPHHFAVLIGFGASAVYPFLAYEVLGDLIRTGEVLGDLYEVFKNYRKGITKGLLKILSKMGISTIASYRGAQLFEAIGLSEEVCDLSFRGVPSRIKGARFVDIENEQKALAAEAWSPRKPIQQGGLLKFVHGGEYHAYNPDVVNTLQAAVQQGDYSKFKEYTALVDNRPVSMIRDLFKVKTLDTPLDISEIEPLESVLKRFDSAGISLGALSPEAHEALAEAMNRLGARSNSGEGGEDPARYGTIKSSKIKQVATGRFGVTPEYLVNAEVLQIKVAQGAKPGEGGQLPGGKVNGLIAKLRYAVPGVTLISPPPHHDIYSIEDLSQLIFDLKQVNPKALVSVKLVAEAGVGTIAAGVAKAYADLITISGYDGGTGASPLTSIKYAGAPWELGLAETHQTLRGNDLRGKVRVQTDGGLKTGLDVIKAAILGAESFGFGTAPMIALGCKYLRICHLNNCATGVATQNEKLRKDHYIGTVDMVVNFFTYVAEETREWLAKLGVRSLEELIGRTDLLEILEGQTAKQNHLDLTPLLGSDHIPADKPQFCQVDRNPPFDKGLLAEKMIDMATSAINDMSGADFALDICNCDRSIGARISGEIARKHGNQGMANAPITFRFKGTAGQSFGVWNAGGLNMYLEGDANDYVGKGMTGGKLVIVPPKGSAYKTQDSAIIGNTCLYGATGGKLFAAGTAGERFAVRNSGAHTVVEGTGDHCCEYMTGGFVCVLGKTGYNFGSGMTGGFAYVLDQDNTFVDRVNHELVEIQRISGEAMEAYRSHLQRVLNEYVEETDSEWGRELAENLDDYLRRFWLVKPKAASLKTLLSSTRANPQ from the coding sequence ATGAAAGCAGGTCTGTACCAACCAGATGAATTCAAGGATAACTGCGGTTTCGGCCTGATAGCCCATATGCAGGGCGAGCCCAGTCATACCCTTTTGCAAACGGCCATCGAGGCCCTGACCTGCATGACCCACCGCGGTGGGATCAACGCCGACGGCAAGACCGGTGACGGTTGCGGTCTGCTGATTCAAAAACCGGATGTGTTCCTGCGTGCGATCGCCCAGGAAACCTTCGGCGTCGAATTGCCCAAGCAATACGCAGTGGGCATGGTTTTCTTCAATCAGGACCCGGTCAAAGCCGAAGCCGCTCGCGAGAACATGAACCGCGAGATCCTGGCTGAAGGCCTGACCCTGGTCGGCTGGCGCAAAGTGCCGATCGACACCAGCGTCCTCGGCCGCCTGGCCCTTGAACGCCTGCCGCAGATCGAGCAGGTCTACATCGGCGGTGAAGGCCTGAGTGATCAGGACATGGCGATCAAGCTGTTCAGCGCCCGTCGTCGCTCGTCCGTGGCCAACGCCGCCGACGTCGATCACTACATCTGCAGCTTTTCCCACAAGACCATCATTTATAAAGGCCTGATGATGCCGGCGGATTTGACCGCCTTCTATCCAGACCTCAGCGATCAGCGCCTGCAAACCTCGATTTGCGTGTTCCACCAGCGTTTCTCCACCAATACCCTGCCGAAATGGCCGCTGGCTCAGCCGTTCCGCTTCCTCGCCCACAACGGCGAGATCAACACCATCACCGGCAACCGCAACTGGGCCCAGGCCCGTCGCACCAAGTTCACCAACGATCTGATGGATCTGGAAGAGCTCGGTCCGCTGGTGAACCGCGTCGGTTCCGACTCCTCCAGCATGGACAACATGCTCGAGCTGATGGTCACCGGTGGCATCGACCTGTTCCGTGGCGTGCGGATGATCATTCCGCCTGCGTGGCAGAACGTCGAAACCATGGACCCGGACCTGCGTGCGTTCTACGAATACAACTCGATGCACATGGAACCGTGGGACGGCCCGGCCGGCGTGGTTATGACCGACGGTCGCTACGCGGTGTGCCTGCTCGACCGTAACGGTCTGCGTCCGGCGCGTTGGGTCACCACCAAGAACGGCTTCATCACCCTGGCCTCGGAAATCGGTGTCTGGAACTACCAGCCTGAAGACGTGATCGCCAAGGGCCGCGTGGGCCCGGGCCAGATCTTTGCCGTGGACACCGAAACCGGTCAGATCCTCGACACCGACGCCATCGACAACCGTCTGAAGTCCCGTCATCCGTACAAGCAATGGCTGCGCAAGAATGCCCTGCGCATCCAGGCGACCATGGAAGACAACGACCACGGTTCGGCGTTCTACGACGTCGATCAGCTCAAGCAGTACATGAAGATGTACCAGGTCACGTTCGAAGAACGTGATCAGGTGCTGCGTCCGCTCGGCGAGCAAGGCTACGAGGCCGTTGGTTCGATGGGCGACGATACGCCGATGGCCGTGCTGTCCCAGCGCGTGCGCACGCCGTACGACTATTTCCGCCAGCAGTTCGCGCAGGTCACCAACCCGCCGATCGACCCGCTGCGTGAAGCCATCGTCATGTCGCTGGAAATCTGCCTCGGTGCCGAGCGCAACATCTTCCAGGAGTCGCCGGAACACGCTTCGCGCGTGATCCTCAGCTCGCCGGTCATTTCCCCGGCCAAGTGGCGCTCGCTGATGAACCTCGATCGTCCGGGCTTCGAACGCCAGATCATCGACCTCAACTATGACGAAAGCGTCGGCCTCGAAGCCGCCGTGCGTAACGTCGCCGATCAGGCTGAAGAAGCCGTTCGCGCCGGTCGCACCCAGATCGTCCTGAGTGACCGTCATATTGCCCCGGGCAAGTTGCCGATCCACGCCTCTCTGGCCACCGGCGCGGTACACCACCGCCTGACCGAAAAAGGCCTGCGTTGCGACTCCAACATCCTCGTGGAAACCGCCACCGCTCGCGACCCGCACCACTTCGCGGTGTTGATCGGTTTCGGCGCCTCGGCGGTCTATCCGTTCCTGGCCTACGAAGTGCTGGGTGACCTGATCCGTACCGGTGAAGTCCTGGGCGACCTCTATGAGGTGTTCAAGAACTACCGTAAGGGCATCACCAAAGGCTTGCTGAAAATCCTGTCGAAGATGGGTATTTCGACCATCGCTTCGTACCGGGGTGCGCAGCTGTTCGAAGCCATCGGCCTGTCCGAAGAAGTCTGCGACCTGAGCTTCCGTGGCGTGCCAAGCCGCATCAAGGGCGCGCGTTTCGTCGACATCGAGAACGAGCAGAAGGCCTTGGCCGCCGAAGCCTGGAGCCCGCGCAAGCCGATCCAGCAGGGCGGTCTGCTGAAGTTCGTCCACGGTGGCGAATATCACGCGTACAACCCGGACGTGGTCAACACCCTGCAGGCCGCTGTGCAGCAGGGCGACTACAGCAAGTTCAAGGAATACACGGCGCTGGTGGACAACCGTCCGGTGTCGATGATCCGCGACCTGTTCAAGGTCAAGACTCTGGACACGCCGCTGGATATCAGCGAGATCGAACCGCTGGAATCGGTGCTCAAGCGCTTCGACTCCGCCGGCATCTCCCTCGGCGCGCTTTCGCCGGAAGCTCACGAAGCCCTGGCCGAAGCCATGAACCGCCTTGGTGCGCGTTCCAACTCCGGCGAAGGCGGCGAAGACCCGGCGCGCTACGGCACCATCAAGAGCTCGAAAATCAAGCAAGTCGCGACCGGTCGTTTCGGTGTCACTCCGGAATACCTGGTCAACGCTGAAGTGCTGCAGATCAAGGTCGCTCAAGGCGCCAAGCCTGGCGAAGGTGGTCAGCTGCCAGGCGGCAAGGTCAACGGTCTGATCGCCAAGCTGCGTTACGCAGTGCCGGGTGTGACTTTGATTTCGCCACCGCCGCACCACGACATCTATTCGATCGAAGACTTGTCACAGCTGATTTTCGACCTGAAGCAAGTCAACCCGAAGGCGCTGGTCTCGGTGAAGCTGGTGGCAGAAGCAGGCGTCGGCACCATCGCTGCCGGTGTGGCCAAGGCCTACGCGGACTTGATCACCATCTCCGGCTATGACGGCGGCACCGGTGCCTCGCCGCTGACCTCGATCAAATACGCGGGCGCGCCGTGGGAACTCGGCCTGGCCGAAACCCACCAGACCCTGCGTGGCAACGACCTGCGTGGCAAAGTCCGGGTGCAGACCGACGGCGGCCTGAAAACCGGCCTCGACGTGATCAAGGCCGCAATCCTCGGCGCTGAAAGCTTCGGCTTCGGCACCGCGCCAATGATCGCGCTGGGCTGCAAATACCTGCGTATCTGCCACCTGAACAACTGCGCCACCGGCGTCGCGACTCAGAACGAGAAACTGCGCAAGGATCACTACATCGGTACCGTCGACATGGTGGTGAATTTCTTCACCTACGTCGCCGAAGAAACCCGTGAGTGGCTGGCCAAGCTGGGCGTGCGCTCCCTCGAAGAGCTGATCGGCCGTACCGATCTGCTGGAAATCCTCGAAGGCCAGACCGCCAAGCAGAATCACCTTGACCTGACCCCGTTGCTCGGCAGCGATCACATCCCGGCGGACAAACCTCAGTTCTGCCAGGTCGATCGCAACCCGCCGTTCGACAAGGGCCTGCTGGCCGAGAAAATGATCGACATGGCCACCTCGGCCATCAACGACATGAGCGGCGCCGATTTCGCGCTGGATATCTGCAACTGCGACCGTTCCATTGGCGCGCGGATCTCCGGTGAAATTGCGCGCAAGCACGGCAACCAAGGCATGGCGAATGCGCCGATCACCTTCCGCTTCAAAGGGACGGCCGGTCAGAGCTTCGGTGTGTGGAACGCCGGCGGTTTGAACATGTACCTGGAAGGCGACGCCAACGACTACGTCGGCAAAGGCATGACCGGCGGCAAGCTGGTTATCGTTCCGCCGAAGGGCAGCGCCTACAAGACTCAGGACAGTGCGATCATCGGCAACACCTGCCTGTACGGCGCCACCGGCGGCAAGTTGTTCGCGGCCGGCACCGCAGGCGAGCGTTTCGCCGTGCGTAACTCCGGTGCTCACACCGTGGTTGAAGGCACTGGCGATCACTGCTGCGAGTACATGACCGGTGGTTTCGTCTGCGTGCTGGGCAAGACCGGTTACAACTTCGGCTCAGGCATGACCGGTGGTTTCGCCTACGTGCTCGACCAGGACAACACCTTCGTTGACCGGGTCAACCACGAACTGGTGGAAATCCAGCGGATCAGCGGCGAAGCGATGGAAGCCTACCGTAGCCACCTGCAACGCGTGCTGAACGAGTACGTCGAGGAAACCGACAGCGAGTGGGGTCGTGAACTCGCGGAAAACCTCGATGACTACCTGCGCCGTTTCTGGTTGGTCAAGCCAAAGGCTGCCAGCTTGAAAACGTTGCTTTCCAGCACCCGTGCCAACCCGCAGTGA